The following nucleotide sequence is from Zea mays cultivar B73 chromosome 1, Zm-B73-REFERENCE-NAM-5.0, whole genome shotgun sequence.
AATGTCTCCTGGGTCTCAGGAGTCCACTGGAATCTATCTACCTTTTTGAGTAGCTTATAGAAGTGCATGCCTCTTTCGCCGAGCCGTGAAATGACTTAGTACTGTCATGTAGCTGGTGAGATTCTGTACCTTCTTCTATGATCACGGTGGCTCCATTCATGTGATGGCTTCAATCTTCTCAGGGTTGGCCTCAATTCTCCGGTATCTGATGATGAAACCGAGTAGCTTTCCGGTGGGTACCCCGAACACACACTTGTCTAGGATAAGTTTCCAACGGTAGCACCTCAAACTGTTTAAAAACTTGTTAGAGGTCATCAATAAAGTTCTCGGGGTCCTTCGTCTTGATCACaacgtcatcgacgtaggcctcctcatgcttgccccagtggttggctaagcatgtttggatgCCTCACTGATAAGTTGCCTCGACATTCTTGAGACCGAACGTCATATAGGTATAACAGAATTCCCTGAAGGGTGTGATGAACGTCGTTTTCTCCTGGTCCTCATCCGCTAGACCGATTTGGCGATATCCCGATTAATAGTCTAGAAAGGAGAGCATGGAGCATCCCGTGGTGGAGTCAACAACTTGACCTATTCTGGAGAGCCCAAAGTGGTCCTTAgggcagtgtttgttgagatcggtatagtcgacgcacatgcgccaatcaactttattcttttttagtacaagaatagGGTTTTCAAGCCACTCGGGATGCATTACTTCTCTAATAAAACCTGCAACTACTAAACGAGTTAACTCGGCTCGTATGacctctcttttgtcgggcgtaAAGCGGCTTGGATTGGCTTTGCTTGAGGATACATCTTTAGCTTGTGCTAGGCCAGCTCTCTGGGGACGCGGGGCATGTCGGCGGGTTGCCATGCAAACACATCCCAATTGTCCTGCAGAAAGTAGACAAGCACGTCTTCCTATTTAGCAGTGAGACTCCACATGCGGTCGTTAACTTGGATATATAgtaaatcagattttttttgcAAGCCACAGCTAGGTACTATACAATAAATTAAATTCCATCTAAGATACATGAGAGAAATTATGGTAAGCAAATGATCTGTTGAGGTCAAGATAACCTCTGAATAAACAATAACTTGTAGGGCATCACCGCATGTGACGTATGTATTACGCCGTCACTGCATACGATAGATCTTAGGCCGACGAGGCACGAATGACTAATGCCAGTCACCCGAAAGTCAGATCCAGATCAACAGGAGCAGGCGTGAAGGGGGCGTGGTAAGGCGGGATCCAGAGCGGGATAGATTGAGCTAACCTTGTCGAGGGGAGGGGGATGACATGACGGTGGAGCGGCAGCGGAGGCGCTCTCGAGGCCGGGGATGGCGTCGGAGAGCCGCTTCCGAGGCTGGGTGTTGGTGTCACAGGGAGCTAGGTCGTCAGAGGAGGCGAGGTTGGCGACGTCGCGGGATGACGTTTGTCGAGGGAATCATCTGGCCTTAGGCGACCATGGTTGTTTCCTATCGAAAAAGGCTTCCCTAGGCGAAAATCCGTTGGACAAGGGCTTCCAAATACGCACATGAACAAACCCAGGAAAACTTGTGGGTTTTTAGGCTGCCGAACCAACCCTAAATATGAGAGAATAAGAGATAGACCAACATTTTGTAATGAAATCCGCCGAGAAATCAACAGATTTTGACTAAGAGTTTTCTCGCCGATGTGTAAGCAGAAGCCGGTGCAGATTAATAAATTTGGTGGGTTTTAATCTTTTAATAGACTAAATATACTTAAATTTCAATAAAAAATATATCAGAATACTCGGAAAATATCTATTTTTATCATATTTGTTTAATTTTTATATTTAAAATTTGAATAAAATTTAAGGAAATCTAGACGAAATTTGTTTtgtaagggctagtttggcaatCCAATTTTTCCATTGATTTTTCAATTTCCTAAGAAAAATTAATTAATTTCTCTTGAAAAAATAAAACTTGTGGAAAATGAGGTTTCCAAACAAGACCTGAAAGTTTTTTTTTTTAGAAATTATTCGCTGACCGGTGCTGACGTAGGGGTCCCACGGTCTCGGTGTCCGAGAATTGTTTTTTTTTAAATAACGACAGCACTAAAACCATAGGAAGATAacgaagagagggaaaacaagtgTGGAAGAGGGAAAACTGGAAAAGGCACAGCAAACCGAGAAAATGGCGGCTCGGCGTGGGCGAGAGTGGGACGGGGACGAGCAGGGCGCGGCGCTGCCAACGCCGGCGCCCCTCGGCGCGCCGGTCGTCTGCCTTCTCAGCTCCGCCGGAGACCTAGCCGCCGGCGCCTTCGTAGGCTCCCTCGTCGGATACGGTAGTGTCCACTAATTCCCTTTCCTCGGTCGTTTGAATTTGCTCCCTGGCCGTTTCCAAACAAGGAACATTAGCTGGGTTTTTTGAAGTTAATTTTAGTAACTAACTATTAGGTATTTAGGTGTAGAGGTTCCAAACATGTTTCAAACTTCTCTCTGCAAATCTACAGTTACGCGTCTCCTCACACTCTACACTCTAGACAGTCATAGCGTGCCAGTGGTCCCTAAAATTCTGGGTGTTCGGAAATAAAATAGACACAAAGATTTACGTGGAAAATACTCTCCAATATGAAGGAGCAAACAACCACGAGAAAATAGATCCACTATCAACCGCAGAGTACAAGTTATAAGGAGGGTCTATATTTATAGACGTACATAAAAGCATATTTCAAGGTATATTCCAAATATATAAAAGGAATTAGAGGCATATTCCAACAAATCTCCATTTGACTCTAAATCCATAGAACTGTTTTCCAAACACCATTAGGATGCTAAATTTGAATATCAACTAAGTCTAAGGAGTCATTAGACTTGAAACTGGAGCACGACTTTGTATCATTAAAATAACCTCCCTTCTGGAACGCAATAGAAACAGTTTCAGCATCAACCGTTAAACGTTGCAAGTAATAGAGATTATTCAAACGATTGTCCTTCAAGATAATACGATTGCCACGAGAAACCTTAAGACCAGGCGGTGGCGGCGACCACAATGTGGATAAAAACAATGTGTCTAACCatacctctgataccacttgttagGAAATAAAATAGATACAAAGATTTACGTGGAAAAATCCCCTCCAGTATGGTGGATCAAACAACCACGAGGAAACAGATCCACTATACACCACAGAGTAAAAGTTACATGGAGAGCCTATATTTATAGGCGTACAAGAAAGCATATTACGAGGCATATTCCAAATATATAAAAGGAATTAGAGGCATATTCCAACACCGGGTTTTGTTGATGACCTGTCTCCAGGACTGGTATCATTGTTAGGGACCGGGTTATAGATTGCATGGTACAGAAAGATGGGAATCTTTTTGTTCCAGTCAATTGCTAATCATTATTAGCAGACATTTTGTGCGTTGCAACATAATGTACAATTTGCTGCACGATTACCTGGACGACTTACAACTTAGGTGCTATTTGGTTCGGTGATTTAGTCTCGTAATCAGTTCACAGCGTTGCTTTATGTTTGGTTAGACTATGCCATAAGCGATTACAGCGGGATGCAATGCCGACCAACACAAAATTATTACCACTGCTGTCTGGCCGTTAGGAAACTCCGAGCCGCCCCTTTGCATCCCATAGTGCAACCAAACAGATGACCGGTAATCGTTCTATGTAAAAGATAGCAGGCACAATCATTTCCATTGCTGTTACCACTGTTGTTGCTGAATGAAACAGGTGAGAGGATCCCGGCACCGTCAAAGGTGGGGAACTCGAGCTTGTAGAAGCACGGGGACAATAGGCCGGTGCCCCAGGCCCTGGTGGTGGTGCTGGGGAGCTGTCGACAGATGGCACAAGAGGATCGTAGGCGCTGCTTCCGTGAGGGATTACTGCGCTTGATGCCGCAATCTGTGTTGGCGGCGAGGACATGGTGTATTGGGGTCCCCCATGGCCATGGCAAATGATGGAATAGGGGAATGCGATGGTGGCATGGGTAATAGATGAATGGGCAACCATGGTGCCGCCGGGGCGCTGGTACACGACATGCCATAAGATGTTGGCGGCAGCGGCTGTTGCTGTGGCCAAAGAAGGGCGGCCGTCAATGTTGCCTGCATGGTTGCCACGGCTCGCGTGAGCTCATGGACTGCTGCTGCCACAAACTCCAGCGTGAGGGGTGCCGTGGATGAGGGCGCCTGGGATGTCGATGGTGGCtgggtggtggttgggggctgtGGTGGGTGCTTGGTTGTGTTTGGAGGAATGCCTGCCATCTTCGATACAAGATTGATAGGATTACGAATCCTATCGGGAACGTTGTGGAGGTTGTAGCGGTGAGTTATGGTTGGGTGTGGTCGCAAGGAACGAGGGCAGCGGCTGGACACCGTGGCCACCGCGTGTGAGAGAGGAAGAAGGCACTACAGTGCTGCATGTACTGTTCACGGAGTTAGGACTGCAAGCAAGAGGAGGAAGAAGGGGGTGGTGGCTAGGGTTCCCAGCTCCCTGAGGGAAGCCGGCAACAAATAAGTTGCTTCTGCTTAATTCCAATAGGTATGTGTACGAAGTACTTATAGTCCCTTAAGGGGATCTAATCTAATCCTATTCCTTTATCTGATAAGGCAATCTTATCCATATAACTAATCTGAAGATCTGATCTATAGATCCAATCTAATCTGAAATACTAATCCAATCTAATCTGGAATACTAATCTGATCCGGAGTACTATTGACTAGGCTTATCCGCTTATGGCTATCGTCTCTGTACTCCATTCATAACAGCACTACTAACTGGCAACTGCTGACCTGAGCATAGAATGTGAATAAACATAACCTCCTTTTTCTAAGCCCACTATCAAAAGAAATTGAAATACTAAAATGTCAGGATCTATACAGAAAGGAGTGTGGGAGACAATGTAATGCTTGGACAAATTCTTGGGGCTTATATCTGCAGAAACTGTCCAAACAAACTGATAGGATAGCCTCATTTAACAGACTAACACTCATGTCATGCCTATGCTTTACCTTTAGTTCAACTGTGTTGAATCTTCGCAATTTAATGAGATATTTCCATGTTTATTAGTGTCTGAGGTAAAAAGAGAAATAGCCTACTGTAGCAATCAAATGATATATTCTGCATATTGCAATAAATGGATACGTCAGAGCGCTCTTTAACATTTGATTTGCTCTATAAAGTTTCACTTATttccttttttattttttctgtTACAGGAAAAGGTTTGATCACAAACCAAGGCACGAAGGCTTGTCTTAGCATTGCTGGATCTTCTGCAAAGGTTAATTGGTTATAATGTTACTTTTGATATTGAAAGttgagcatctttttctacaaaaGATTGTTCATATGACCTCTGCATTTGTTATTAGACATTTGCTGCTCTTGCTGGTGTCCAAAGTTTCATCATGTGCTTGCTAAGAAGACTGCGTGGGAAAGATGACAGTAAGCACTTTGCTCGAGTGCTATTGCTTTGTTAGCACATAAAGGTGCAAGTATGAATATCAATGAAATGCCTTTTTCAGTGATCAATGCGGGTATGGCAGGTTGTTGCACAGGCATTGCTTTGAGCTTTCCAGGTACACCTATGTGCAACTATCAATACTATAGTTTAGAATTTTACCTTCGACAAACTTATTTTGTCCTTACAGCTTTAACAACATATAGCGCAATCAATACTGGATGATATATTCATATAGCTGTGCCGGATGATATTTGTTTAATCTCTTTGTTGTATGTACTGTTCGAGTTGTGTTTGAGTAAGTTTTTGACATATTATTGCTATATTCACATCCCTTTCCATTTTGCTTTCTAGAAGAGTAACATCTTAGTATTTTTTTCCTAGGTTATATATTTTAAAAATTCTATTTTAGTTCCATGTGGAATATTCATTATCTGCTTTAGTCTGTTCACCATCGATTGCATCTTTTGTTAACATAGGTATGAAAGATGAAGTCTAGAACGTAGACTACTGTTTATAGGACAGCAACCTTGTTGCATGAACA
It contains:
- the LOC100303960 gene encoding protein translocase/ protein transporter, yielding MAARRGREWDGDEQGAALPTPAPLGAPVVCLLSSAGDLAAGAFVGSLVGYGKGLITNQGTKACLSIAGSSAKTFAALAGVQSFIMCLLRRLRGKDDMINAGMAGCCTGIALSFPGAPQAMFHSCVTFAAFSCIMDGLSKQQAAMALTLDVKSPTVKYEEGRVIPPFTLPPLLDALDPLGSFCQTLIKPKH